The sequence CGTGAGTTTTTCCGAATTTCCCGAGTTATTTTTCCGCGTTCTGACGCAATCCCACTGTGTACCTGTTCACCTTCttcaacaggttatgggccgaGTGGAATTTGCGCGGAAAATCGTTTAACCGCTTCGGAAAACGGTCGAGAAGGTGCCGGTCGATCGAAGGTATATCGTTCGCGTTCGCGTGTATTGTTTTGTGTGCTGCAGCAGCTCAGACCAAACATGGAGGCGTTAAACAAGTTTGTCCGCCTGAACAATCACAATTGGCAGACTTGGAAATTCCGCATGGAGATGCTCCTTACTAGAGAGGACTTGTGGTATGTGATTGATACCCCGAAACCAGAAGAAGATGCCGATCAGTGGGAAAAAGACGATAAGAAGGCGCGGGCGACGATGGGACTGTGCGTCGAAGAAAGTCAATATGGGCTGATTAAAACAGCAGCGAGTGCTAGTGACTTCTGGAACAGTTTAAAAGGATACCACGAAAAAGTTACTGTTACCTCTCGCGTCTCATTATTGAAACGGTTGTGTAGTCTGAATCTGCGGGATGGTGGCGATATCGAGTGCCATCTGTTCGAAGTGGAAGATCTGTTTGATCGCTTGACGCAAGCTGGACAAGAACTTGGCGATTCGCTAAAAGTAGCGATGATTTTGAGGAGCCTACCGGACTCATATTCTGGTTTAGTCACTGCACTCGAAAGCAGGCCAGATGCAGATCTCACAGTTACGTTAGTGCGATCTAAGCTTCTCGACGAGTTTGAGCGTCGAAAGGAGCGTTCTGTTCCTGGCTACAGTGGCCGTTCTGGTGAAGTAAAAGCGCTGAAGAGTTTCAGCAAGCGAAATTTTTCGGATCGAGTGTGTTTCTTCTGCAAGAAGAAGGGACATCTACGAAATGATTGTCCGGCTCTGCAAGAGCAAAAGCAGAAGaatgaaaagaagaagaaaagtgaATCGACGTCAGCGAAGCAGGCTGCAGCGAAAGATAGGAGTGCCGTTTTGTTTCTGGTGAATGGGATCCGGTCAAGTGGCTGGATTGTCGATAGCGGTGCTAGTGTTCATATGTGTAATGACAAGACATTTTTCAAGTCAATTGACGAAGAGGACGTACAGGAAGTGGTTCTAGCTGACGGACGATCCGTAATGTCAGCTGGATGTGGCAACGCGATGATTACTGCAGCGAATGGGACTGGTGGAACGGTTGACGTGACCCTAGAGAAGACTTTGTATGTTCCTTCGCTAAACAGTGGGCTGGTATCAGTAACCAAACTTACAGCAAAGGGATTCCTTGTGGTGTTTCGGGAGAACGGCTGCGACATCACAGATAAAGCAGGCAAAGTGATTGCAAAGGGAGATAGATGTGGTAATCTGTATCAGCTGAGATTGGCTGTTGAAGCACTGAAGGTCGAGAACAAGCATCATATCGAGTACTGCCAACATCAGTGGCACCGCAAATTTGGCCACAGAGACCCGGCGGTACTGAGTAAAATTCAAAAAGAGAATCTAGTTGACGGTGTACAGGTGAAGGATTGCGGAATTCGGCTAGTGTGTGAAACCTGCATGGAAGGAAAGATGTCTCGTGCTCCGTTTCCTCGACAAGCTGAGCGTAAATCATCACAGGTGCTGGACTTAGTGCACACAGATCTGTGCGGGCCGACAAGAACGTCTACACCGAGTGGGAGCAGGTACCTGATGACGGTGATTGATGATTTTAGTCGGTACACTGTGGTTTATCTGCTGCAACGGAAGTCGGAGGCTACTGATCGAATGATAGAATACGTCAGGTACGTTGAAACTCTTTTCAATCGTAAACCAAAAATCGTGCGCTCTGACGGTGGGGGCGAATATGTTAATGAGCGGCTACAGAACTTCTTCAAAAGTGAAGGTATCAAGTGCCAATATACAACGGCGTACACACCGCAGCAGAATGGTGTCGCAGAGCGACGGAATCGATACCTGCAAGAAATGGCGACAACGATGCTGCTGGACGCGAAACTTGAGAAGAAGTATTGGGGAGAAGCTATTGTTACAGCAGCGTACATTCAAAACCGTTTACCGTCGAGATCAGTTGAAGTTACACCATTTGAGAAGTGGTACGGCAGGAAGCCGAATTTGAAGCATTTGCGAGTGTACGGCTGTAAGGCATGGGTGCACGTGCCTGATGGAAAACGAGGCAAATTCGACAGCAAGGCACAGAAGTTGACTTTTATAGGGTACTCTGAGCAGCACAAAGGGTATCGGTTTGTCGATCTGTTAACGGAAAGGGTAACCATCAGCAGAGACGCAAAGTTTTTGGAATTGGAAGAAGATGAACGTCAGGAGGAGATGGCCATTGACCAGGTGGCGGAAGAAAGTATCACTGTGCTGCCATGGGAAGAATACAAAAACGATAGGCCGTCAGCAGGAGCATTGGAAGAGGAAAATGGAAGGCAAATGCAAAGCGAGGATCCTGCTATTGAGGAGCTTGGCGACGAACATAGTGAGGACgaacgtttttttatttaagcTCTTCGTTTTCCGGGGATCCGCTAGCAGTTGAAGAAGAACCGCAAAATGCAGAAGAAACTATGAATGAGCCTGGGAGCAGTGCATCAAGCCGTAGAAACAGAGGGAAATTGCCAGATCGTTACTTGGACTACGTTGTGGGAGTTGCGACGCAGCAATTAAAGGATCCAGTGACGTATAACGAAGCAGTTAAAGGTGTTGACGGGAACGCTTGGCGAGAAGCGATGAATGATGAGCTAGAGTCCCACTTGCGGAACGGCACGTGGGAGCTGGTGGATCCTCCAGTTGGGAAGCGCGTTATCGGAAGCCGTTGGGTTTATAAAATCAAGCAAGACGAAACTGGAGCTGTTGTTCGGTACAAAGCCCGGCTAGTAGCACAGGGGTACGCACAGCGCTATGGAGTTGATTTTGACGAAGTATTCGCACCAGTTACGAAGTATGCTACGTTGCGAATATTATTGGCGCTGGCTGGCAAGGATCAACTATTTTTGAAACATCTTGACGTTAAGACCGCCTATCTTTACGGTAGTATTGACGAGGAGGTGTACATGTTTCAGCCACCTGGATGTGCTGTTCGCGGACAGGAGCAAAAAGTTTGTCGGTTGAGGCGCAGCATATACGGCCTAAAACAATCGGCAAGGTGTTGGAACCGGAAGTTATCTGACGTTCTACTGAAGATGGGATTTAAGGCAAGCAACGCGGATCCATGTATGTACGTGGCTGAAAGGAATGGCAAGAAAGTGTACCTAATCGTGTACGTGGATGATCTTTTAGTCGGCTGTGCATCTGAAGCAGAAATATCCAACGTGTATGACGAACTTTGCAAGGAATTCGAAATTTGTTGGCTGGGTGACGCAAGGTACTTCCTGGGACTTGAACTGAAAAAGGAGAAAAGCGGATTCTACAGCATGAGCGTGAAGGCATATATCGAGAAACTTATCGTCAAACTTGGACTCGAGGATGCAAGAGTAGCGAAGACGCCGATGGATCAAGGATACGTGAAGGATAAGACGACCAGCGAAAACCTGAAGGATGCATCGATGTACCGAAGTATTGTTGGTGCATTAATGTACATTGCGGTCACAGCACGTCCGGATATTGCGACGGCTGCCTCTATATTGGGGCGAAAGTTCTGTGCTCCCACGGAAATAGATTGGACGGCGGCGAAACGTGTCGTACGCTACCTCAAGGCGACTAAAGACTGGAAGCTGAAGTTGGGTGACACAGATGGCAAGTTGCTGGAGGCGTATTCAGATTCTGACTGGGCAGGTGATCCGGAGACGCGCAAATCTACGACTGGTTTTGTGGTGTTTTTCGCAGGAGGAGCGGTTTCATGGGCAAGCAGAAGGCAGAGTTGCGTGAGTCTTTCTTCTATGGAGGCCGAATATGTAGCGCTTGGAGAAACTTGTCAAGATGTGCTATGGCTGCGGAGATTGTTGAGTGACATGGGAGAGGAGCAAAAGAGTGCCACAACAGTGCACGAAGATAACCAAGGCTGCATATGCTTCGTCAAGTCAGAAAGAGCCAGTAAGAGGACTAAGCATATCGAGACTAAGGAGTGTTTCATCAGGGATCTCAGCAATCGTGGGCTAATAAGTTTGCGGTATTGCCCCACAGATGAAATGAAGGCAGACATCTTAACGAAGGCGCTTggaactagggatcctataatgagagatatgcgaaagcggccattgtaagccaatcgagcattgagaactgtcaaaacgtgagccaaatgaacattgttattgttgcagaatgAGACGAGATTGAAaggtattgagatagattttaagAGAAGTtccatcgaataaacaatttgttttactttcgcgagtagaagtaatctagtttatgtatcgtgtttcgcctatttgtattgcacttttattttagtgataatgcttatttaaacactgttagtggacagacaaacatattccaaattgttatcaaatgcaaagtcatatgCAAGcctcaacattttgcgctgcggcaagtgctggaagcgtttgctaacaagagtaacagcgttgctaaatcgtctgaaaaagtatttgcatatctctcattataggatccctacttGGAACATTGAAGCATGACCGTTTTACCGAGCTATTGGGGTTCATAAAAGGTTGAGTGATAACCGTTGAGGAGGAGTGTTAGCGTAAAACAACGGTAGCCTCAACCAAATACATTCGACCAGTTAGCCGACACCTATGCGCATATTCAATTCTCTTTGCGCACATTCTAAACATTGCAGTAGTGTATATAGTAACCATCTTTTTTAGTATACGACAATAGATATTTGTGTTCGGCACGTTCGTGTTTTTCTCCCGTGAGTTTTTCCGAATTTCCCGAGTTATTTTTCCGCGTTCTGACGCAATCCCACTGTGTACCTGTTCACCTTCTTCAACATATACACGGGATAAcgtcgacattccaaagttattcaaaatgaacagtaaaaagttatcacaacatggcgtttgcagcttcaacgtctgttctctgtgcatATGTATAGAGGATTTAAATATTATACAATCATAGTAGGCATGATAGAAACGGTGGCTTGGGTGATTGTCTTTAGTAACGAGGACAAGTGTTTTACTTTCGCATCCGATACTAcaatatgcataatcgagtttcagacatagtaattaatttccactccgggtagcttaatacccggcatataggcaattaactttgaatttaATAAACCACAATTAAAAACCGTATAATATCCGTTATTAACCACCGTTTTAACCATAGTTTAGGTACATAATTATAACTGTAGTTTGTCACGTTATAGAAGTTTCCTCACGCCTTACGCCATGATAGCTGGGACCAAAAGGCCTTCAATGCCCACCCCAAAGGTCTGCCGTTGTTAGACCAGCAGCTAGCGGTTCAGGCCAGTTCTCTTCCAGTAAATTTCCTCCATTTCTGCCTCACGTATCAAGAACATTGATCGCTAACCCACAATTCTTTCTCAACGGCAATCATGGAGAAGCAGAGAATTGCTCGGTATCTTGTACCAACGATTCTCGAATTAATTTGACTCTCCTTATTCTGCATTCACTGTGATCTCCACtgttttaatgaattattggcagtggctgattttctacccgccgctgtcacatccaaacgctatagtatatgcgcaaaatagccagcatgagttaatcaccagaaatttgtatggcgaaagacatctaacgcgggttttctcaccagtaggaacttttcgtgaaaaactatttggtaccagttatgtaggaaggtgtccgctactacgcctaccaaatattttttcgattagggtgcctattttcgagatattaaccattagatgcctttcgccatactgatttccaaaagttaactcctagtgtgccgctgtaagcacgctcaaagcaggcgattcattaatcACAATTAACAACTACGAAATGTACAAGCATGGTAATTGTAAATGCAGCATGTGTCcagaaaatcgaagaaaattttataaattatgtGAGGATCCTGTCCGGAAGGACCAGACAGAagtccagatttttttttatatttagaaAGGTTAtcacccctattcttgtttacggtcgaacgaaactttcgaacgaatgcgattCGGTCGAACCATTtccccattcgattttgctggcgtaaacgagaatgcgcatcaACTTTCTTTGGTAAGCGCGTttgtacgtaaacaagaatatgggtgaATGTGTAAAATGTGCATCGATTTCTCAACACTACTATTGATATTTCTCCTATTTGTACTACccactagcaaccctataaccagagaccggcggagtgaaaaactgacgaaatggcaacgtatgaaaatgcatgaaatcgtttaaattatagtggcagcacttgaactttttgcttgcttcttatggaagcaaaaagtaaacaagtcgaattggaaccgcttttgacggttcgattggaaacaagatggcgtcttcgccgatctcttattctagtatttctactacccacgacttggaacgtggatgcgcctctgcttATGAGAGATGGTATCGAAAGCTTTTGAAAAATCTAGTAGTAACAAAATTCCTGTTCCTTTCCTATCGACAATGACTCCTAAGTTGTCGTCGTTGTCGTATACACGAAGTACCGCAGTTTTGACGCCTCGAGCTTCACGGAAACCAGCTTGAAATTCCGTCAGCAAATTGTTACTAGTGATGTGTTATCTGCTGCCTAAAAAGCTTTTAAAACGCCTCCGACAGCAAACCCATATAACGGAATTAGGGACGAGTAGATTTTGTTGCTCCTCGGCAtttttgcaacatgccctgtccaACACGCATGCTTTAGTAACCTTCTAATTATTGGGTGTGCCATAGAGTTGGGTGAGCTCGTTCTCTTGCATACCACCAAGTAAATAGATCCCTCGAATCGTAACTAAACTTACGTTAAAAccagtgttgtgcttaatcattatcagacgatcatgattgcaattttcatgtgaaaacttctcacgtgaaaacagtaggcgagttgtcaccggcgacaacttctcaaattttgtactcaaacaataataaacacagaattttcattcaatcattaatactaataatagctaattgttaacagtcccgttatatcttctatttggcgttatagctTCATGCTTGTTGTGATCATAGTAGTTCAGTAATTCGCGTCGCTATGGACTTGTTATTAGTAGCTAaggtttcaataaaaaatttcaTTCCATTGTAAGTGTTCAACCTAACAAGTTGTGTTAGTCTTTTGCTCtgcaataggttatgggcccagcaaTTGGACCATGACCGGAGCCgttttaaaaaaagtttaatttaaaataaagaaACTCATCAAGAAACTTTATCAAATTGAAGTATTCGCAAACTGAAGCTGAGATGTCGCACCCTGACAACGAAGTCCAGCAGAATGGAAGGACCGCAGCTGAAGCAAGAAGCGTTCGTGTTGGCGGAGGTTCCATTGGATTGCCGGCAATCGAGAAGTTACGAGGTAGGGAGAATTATACGACATGGGCGTTTGCGATGCGGATGATTTTGATCCGTGAAGGATGCTGGGAAGCCATGAATGCGGGAACCGTAGCAGCTCAAGCTGCAGTACCGGACGATTTGAAGCAACGTGCGCTGGCAACAATCTGTTTGAGTTTGGAGAGCTATAACTATAGCTTGGTGCTGGATGCGAGCGATGCACGAGGTGCGTGGAAGAAACTGGAATCGGCATTCCAAGACAGCGGCCTGAACAGAAAAATTGGGTTGCTAAGAAAATTCACTTCGATACGTCTTGTCAACAGTCCAAGTGTCGAGGCCTACGTCGATGAGCTGATGAGTACGAGCCACAAGCTAGCGTCGGTAGGATTTAAAGTGGATGATTCCTGGTTGGCCGCAATGCTTCTGATGGGTTTGCCGGAAAATTATGAGCCTATGATAATGGGCCTCGAGGCGTCTGGCGTTGCACTAACGGCTGAAATCCAAAATACTGCAAGATGTGAAGATCGAACGAGGCGCTATCAGTTGCAGCAAAGAAGAGGCGTTCTACAGCAAGCATGTACCAAAATCCGGTAAGTCAATGGCAACAAAGCATAAAGTCACCGAGAAAACGTGTTTCAACTGCAAAAAACCGGGACATTTCGCTGCAAAGTGCCCGGAGAAGCAGCCGCAAACGAAGCCAAAGAAGCACAAAGGtattttgttctatttttgcCACATGGGAAACGTGAACATCAGTGAATGGTATTTTGATTTCGGTACCATACTTGCCACATGACACGGCCGGATCAAAAGTTCATTGGTGAAATGCGAATGGAACACAAGGTTGGAACAGCGAACAACACCAGTATGAAGGCTGTAGCAAAGGGTTCCGTTGTGCTGGATAGCAATGATGGTCGGATCGATATCAGTGAAGTTTTATAAATCCACGATCTAGTCACCAACTTGCTATCAGTGAGTGCAATCTGCAAAAAGGGAAATACTGTCATTTTCACTAAGGAGAAATGCGAAGTTTGGGATGATGATGGTGATCTGGTCGTCAGCGGTGTCGAAATAGATGGCTTATACAAAGTGAATCGTCCAGAAAAATCGTTTTTGGCCGGCAGCATAGAGCTTTGGCATCGACGTTTGGGACATCTTCATGAAGGCGGCCTAAAGAAGTTGAAAGATATTGCGAATGGAATCGATTTTCAGAACGGGTCTCTAGCTGATTGTATTGCTTGTCTGGAAGGTAAACATGTGAGGCGTTCGTTCTCAAGCAGCGAATCAAGAGCTGAAGAGCTTTTGGAGCTGGTACACTCCGACCTCTGCGGTCCAGTAGAGGTTCCATCGTTGGGAGGAAGCCGTTATTTTATTACGTTCCTAGACGATGCAAGCAGGCGGGTGATGGTTTATTTTCTGAAGCATAAAAATCAAGCACTCGAAGCGTTTAAGTCATTCAAGGCCAAAGCAGAGAGACAAAGTGGTAAAAAGCTAAAAATCTTGCGTACAGACAACGGAACGGAATATGTGAACGCAGATTTTCGGAAGCTTCTGGAGTCGGAAGGAATTCGTCATCAAGTATCATGCCCGTACACGCCCGAGCAAAACGGAGCAGCAGAGCGGATGAACCGCACACTGGTGGAAAAGGCGCGGTGCATGCTGAACGATGCGAAGCTAGATAAGAAATTTTGGGCAGAAGCTATTTCAACCTCTGCCTATGTGGTGAATCGATGTCCTACACGTTCACTGAAAGACAAAACACCAGAAGAAGCGTGGACTGGAAAAAAGCCAAACCTGGAAAACCTCAAGATTTTTGGTTCTAGTGTAATGACCTTAATACCGAAAACTAAAAGGAAGAAGTTTGATGCTAAATCCGAAAAGGGAATCTTTGTTGGCTATTGTGAAGATACGAAAGGCCACCGAGTGTACAATCCTGTGAACGGTCGTTTCAATGTTAGCAGAGATGTCGTAGTGTTGAATGAAGGTATCGCTACGTGTGTAGAAGGGTGCCTAATCAAGCCGGTGGAGTTCATGGAGCTATGTTGGGAAGAATTCACTTATCCACTTCCTGATGCTATCGAGCAAGAAGAaactttcaaccaaatgaatgACAACCCTAATACTGCTGAGGTAGAGGAGGGAGCCGTCGGTTTTGATAGATCGATTAGTGAAGAAGAAGCTTTTGAAGACGCCTGTGCCGATTTTGCGCTCCCACCGCAACTCAATAGACCAGCTGATGAAATGCAGCAAGAGTCAAGGCGCAGCGGTCGGGAGCGCCGTTGTCCAGGCAAGTATAAAGATTTTATTAGTTACGGTTCCTTTTCTGGTGGTATCCATTCTCCTCAGTTTCCCTCAAACAAGACCTACAATGACGAAATGGATGATCCGATAAGTTACGAAGAGGTTCTGCGGCGGCCCGACCGAGAATGTTGGATGGCTGCGATGCGAGAAGAAATCATGTCACTGAGCGAAAACAGCACTTGGACCTTCCCTGATTTGCCCGAGGGGCGGAAAGTAATTAGGAAAAAATGGGTGTTTCGTACCTGATGAAAACATTGATAGGTACCAGGCTCGCCTAGTTGTAAAGGGGGCTCTCAACGACCTGGCCTGGACTATGACGAAGTGTATTCTCTATTGTGCGGTACACAACCGTACGGTATTTGATGGCACTGGCGGTGCATTACAACTTGGACATTGATCAAATGGTAGCTATTAGAGCATTCCTTCAGAGCGAACTAGAGGAAGAGGAAATATACATGCTCCAACCGGAGGGGTTCGTTGTGCCTAACGGAAAGGTGTGCAGGTTAAAGAAAGCTCTTTACGGTCTCAAGCAGTCCAGTCGAGTGTGGAATGCTCAGCTGGATGTAGTGCTGCAAGAGTTTGGACTGAAGAGGTCAAGCGTCGACCCCTGCTTGTATTGGTACATACGCGGAAAAATTATGTTTGTAACCATCTACGTTGACgattttttaatctttacaaACGACAGGAAGCTGAAAAAGAAGTTGAAAGCCCATCTTCAGAATCGTTTCCAAATGAAAGACCTTGGCGAGGCGCAACAATGCCTCGGTATCAGAATCACAAGAAGGCGTGAAGACGGCAAGCTTTGGTTGGATCAACAAGCCTACATAGAAGAAATCATTCATCGATTCGGTTTGGCCGATGCCCATCCAGTGGCAACACCAGCAGATCCAAGCAACAAATTGAATAGATCGATGGAACCGAAGACAAAATCTGAAACGGAAGAAATGAAGTTAATTCCATATAAAGAAGCAGTCGGCTGCTTATCGTTTGCAGCTCAAGTTACCCGGCCCGATATCGCATTCGCAGTGAACGTTGTGAGCCAGTACAGTGCCAACCCGGACGTCCTCACTGGGATGCGGTGAAACGGATAATACGTTATCTAAAAGGCACTATCGCAAAAAACTCGAATATTCGGAAAGCGTCCAGCGGAAATAATTGGTTACAGCGATGCCGATTGGGGAGGAGATATGGACGACCGGAAATCTACAACTGGTTATGTTTTCATGATGCAAGGAGGGGCAATCTCATGGAACGTCAAGAAGCAGCCTACAGTAGCTCTCTCATCCTGCGAAGCGGAATACATGGCCATGTCTCGCACTATTCAGGAGGCCATGTGGTGGAAAAATCTTCAATCGCAGTTCTTCGATGTTCAGTCTATTTCCGTACACTGCGATAATCAATCGGCAATCAGCATAGCAAACAATGGATCGTACAACCCTCGAACAAAGCACATCAGCATACGATACCATTTCGTGCATGACAGTTTGCAACAAGGCGTCGTGAAGCTAAACTACATATCAACAACGGAACAGCCCGCCGATGGTTTCACCAAACCGATAACCATACAGAAGCagcaggaatttcggaagatgATAGGCGTCGCGGATTAGGGAGGAGTGTTGTGATCATAGTAGTTCAGTAATTCGCGTCGCTATGGACTTGTTATTAGTAGCTAaggtttcaataaaaaatttcaTTCCATTGTAAGTGTTCAACCTAACAAGTTGTGTTAGTCTTTTGCTCTGCAATAATGCTAGtgaggaaaaagagttcaaaatgtaacggtaaatgcttcaaatcaagatacgattttcaaacgattcttaatcgctggcgagttttaatcacttgataatttaaaagtaaaatcacgggtgagtttgatcattctcgattttttgaaaatttgatttttcccaaccctggttaaaactaaattaaacGACTTCAGTATCAGAATAAATTTACTTTCCGAGACATTATGCTTCTATCCATCAGATCAATTACACAAATATTTGGTGAGCTAGGAATTTCGGATGTATTTTCACCCAATGTAAATTAAATCGATTATATTTTATCCTAAAAGATGCTAAACTTAAACCGTAGCACACAAAAAATGAACCGACCGCTGTGTTTCATGGTTTCACAGCAACTTTTTCTTCGACTTGGGTGTCGACAACGTTCGGAATTCTACTCGCCGAGGGGTTTTCGGTGTGGTCACCGTCGACCCCGGAGTCGACTGATCGGCAGAGGTCTTGTCATCATTGCTATCGACACTAACGCTTTTCTCCGTCGTGGGTTCTGTCTTTTCATCAGTCGGAGCCTTTACCGGCGGTTGTTCTTCGTCGTCCGAAATAACCAGTTTGAAGTCCTCCGTTTGTTCGCTAATACCCAGGGAGCTGTTCTCGGCCACTACCGTTGACTTGGCGACAGGTTTTGGCTGATCGATAGGCCATGTATCGACCGCATCTTCTTCGAAAGTGGGTTTCGGTTTTTCGGAAGACTCGGTCTTTTTGCCTTCAGAGCTAGCCAAACTTCGTGGCTGACGACGAACGGCAATTGGAGTTGCCGCTTTCTTCTGGCTAGCTTTCGGAGTTGCATCACGGTCATTTTCCGAAGATGGAGTCACGTCCGGAGTGCGCGGATGGCGCCGCACAGCAATGGGTGTGACTGGACGATTTTTCCTCGAAGGACTGTCAAACTTTTCGTCACTGCTGATGATCTTTTCCGTTTCAATGATAATTTCTTTAGCGGGTTGGACAATTTTATCGTCTGTTGTTGAGTTCTTGGGAAGCACTTCTTTGATCATCACTCCCGCTTTTGAATCTGTTGAGTCCAACGAAATCAAACGCACGGCAGCGGGATTTGTTTCACCCGCGATTAATTCCTTGTCGGAGCTGTTGGAACGAGGACGCTTCCGAGATTCATCGTTCTGTGGCTCTGATTTAGTATTTGGATCTTCTAAGGAGTCTTTAGGTTTTCGCTTTATTGCGATCGGTTGAGCAGACTTGTCTTCCTCACGAGGCTTCCGGCGGATCTCAATAGGAGTAGGTTTCATTTGTTCCTTAACATTTGAATCATCTTTCTCTTCAAGTTTCTTTGATATACCCGCCGAAGCAATTTGTTCATCGtttttatcttccttcttcaattGATCTGCTTCCATGGGGTTCAACTCCTTAGGTTTTCTTCTGAATGCAATCGGTTTTGCAATTTTTTCCTCCTTTTGGGGCTCCTCGGGAACTGATTCCAACTTATTGACTTCCTTTTTCTCATCGTCTTTCccatcttttgacttctttcgGTTCGAAGTGGCTTTCTTTACTGGGGTATTTTCCTTTTCAGCACCAGCTGTCTCATCCACTTCCATCACGTAAAGCTCTCCCAATTCACCAGCGCTGAACGAAATCAACGAACAAAATCCATCCGTCGACGAAACTATTAAAATCTTTCCATCCGCGGACCAAGATATATCCGTTAATCGAGTGTAGTGAATGTTGGAAACCAAAGCGAAGGGCGTCTTCTGTTGAGTGTCGTACAGGTATACGGAACTCTTGGTAGCAACTGCAAAAATCATCCGATAAGGCAATGGGATAACGGGCGTTTTATTGTCCAGATGCGGACGCAGTTTGAAATATTGAGGACAGAAGCGTACCGCAACCGTACACTGATCCGGCGAAGGTAACGTAATGGCGGGTCTGAAAGATGCAAAATTCAGTTTAAAGTAAGTTCATGGTGGATAAACTGTTCTATTCTAAATTAACTGTTCCATTCTTTATCTTGGAAATGGAAGATTTGAATTATTCTTTAT comes from Armigeres subalbatus isolate Guangzhou_Male chromosome 2, GZ_Asu_2, whole genome shotgun sequence and encodes:
- the LOC134208770 gene encoding chromatin assembly factor 1 subunit B translates to MKCQIPEISWHNRDPVLSVDIQPRPAGDKGDFYRLASGGTDSHVLIWYMTQNAECGTISLDVVADLARHQRAVNAVRWSPNGELLASGDDESVIFIWKLKGDTEVVNILDATNDQDKEIWLTMKILRGHMEDVYDLSWSPNSMFLISGSVDNTAMVWDINKGKSIHIYSDHKGFVQGVAWDPKNQYLATLSTDRYFRVFDLHTKKVLTRNNKCVLPVPKDSPLHGKTVRLYHDDTLQTFFRRLSFSPDGNLIVTPCGVAEIDGVPKPLNTTYIYTRNSLKQPAITLPSPDQCTVAVRFCPQYFKLRPHLDNKTPVIPLPYRMIFAVATKSSVYLYDTQQKTPFALVSNIHYTRLTDISWSADGKILIVSSTDGFCSLISFSAGELGELYVMEVDETAGAEKENTPVKKATSNRKKSKDGKDDEKKEVNKLESVPEEPQKEEKIAKPIAFRRKPKELNPMEADQLKKEDKNDEQIASAGISKKLEEKDDSNVKEQMKPTPIEIRRKPREEDKSAQPIAIKRKPKDSLEDPNTKSEPQNDESRKRPRSNSSDKELIAGETNPAAVRLISLDSTDSKAGVMIKEVLPKNSTTDDKIVQPAKEIIIETEKIISSDEKFDSPSRKNRPVTPIAVRRHPRTPDVTPSSENDRDATPKASQKKAATPIAVRRQPRSLASSEGKKTESSEKPKPTFEEDAVDTWPIDQPKPVAKSTVVAENSSLGISEQTEDFKLVISDDEEQPPVKAPTDEKTEPTTEKSVSVDSNDDKTSADQSTPGSTVTTPKTPRRVEFRTLSTPKSKKKLL